The Nitrogeniibacter aestuarii genome has a window encoding:
- a CDS encoding bifunctional enoyl-CoA hydratase/phosphate acetyltransferase — protein MHRAVHQYIENRTYDEIAIGDHAQLVRTLKPNDIHLFAAVSGDVNPTHVDPEFARSGQFREVVGHSMWGSTLFSTILGTEFPGPGTVYVSQSLKYWRPVSIGDTLNVVVTCREKFDHNNHIIFECLATNQDGLKVIDGCAEVLAPTEKIKRPRVNLPEVTISDKELRYQHLVSLTDGLEPIPIAVAHPCDKESLGGPLQAMEEGLVIPVLVGPEAKIRAVAEEEGYSLDGVRIVDVPHSHAAAEKAVAMARNGEVEALMKGSLHTDELMSAVVSKATGLRTERRISHVFIAEVPTYSHPLLITDAAINIEPSLEDKVDIIQNAIELAQTMGLTEPKVAILSAVETVTSKLRSTIEAAALCKMADRGQIKGGVLDGPLAFDNAISIVAAKTKGINSPVAGNADILVVPDLESGNMVAKQLEYLADAVLAGVVLGARVPIVLTSRADTSETRAASCAIAQLMAHQRRKQIRL, from the coding sequence ATGCACCGGGCCGTCCATCAATATATCGAGAACCGCACCTACGACGAGATCGCCATCGGCGACCATGCCCAGCTTGTGCGCACCCTGAAACCCAACGATATCCACCTGTTTGCCGCGGTGTCGGGGGATGTGAATCCAACCCACGTGGATCCGGAGTTTGCTCGTTCGGGGCAGTTCCGCGAGGTGGTGGGCCACAGCATGTGGGGCAGCACCCTGTTCTCCACAATTCTGGGGACCGAGTTCCCGGGGCCGGGCACCGTCTATGTCTCCCAGTCGCTCAAGTACTGGCGGCCGGTGAGCATTGGCGACACGCTCAATGTGGTCGTCACCTGCCGCGAGAAGTTCGATCACAACAACCACATCATCTTCGAATGTCTGGCGACCAACCAGGACGGCCTCAAGGTGATCGATGGCTGCGCCGAAGTGCTGGCCCCGACCGAGAAGATCAAGCGCCCGCGCGTGAATCTGCCCGAGGTCACCATCTCCGACAAGGAGTTGCGCTACCAGCACCTGGTGTCGCTCACCGACGGACTTGAGCCGATTCCCATCGCGGTTGCCCACCCATGCGACAAGGAGTCGCTGGGCGGGCCGCTCCAGGCGATGGAAGAAGGACTCGTCATTCCGGTGCTGGTGGGCCCCGAGGCGAAAATCCGGGCGGTCGCGGAAGAAGAAGGCTACAGCCTGGATGGCGTGCGGATCGTGGATGTGCCGCACAGCCATGCCGCTGCCGAAAAAGCCGTCGCAATGGCGCGCAACGGCGAAGTCGAGGCGCTGATGAAGGGCTCTCTTCATACCGACGAGCTCATGAGCGCCGTGGTGAGCAAGGCCACCGGCCTGCGCACCGAGCGACGCATCAGCCATGTGTTCATCGCCGAAGTGCCCACTTACTCCCATCCGCTGCTCATTACCGATGCTGCCATCAACATCGAGCCCTCTCTCGAAGACAAGGTGGACATCATCCAGAATGCGATCGAACTGGCCCAGACCATGGGCTTGACCGAACCGAAGGTCGCCATCCTGTCTGCGGTTGAAACCGTCACCTCGAAACTGCGATCCACCATCGAAGCGGCCGCCCTGTGCAAGATGGCTGATCGGGGGCAGATCAAGGGGGGCGTGCTGGACGGCCCGCTGGCTTTCGACAACGCCATTTCCATCGTCGCGGCCAAGACCAAGGGCATCAACTCCCCGGTCGCAGGGAACGCGGACATTCTCGTGGTGCCGGATCTCGAATCGGGCAACATGGTTGCCAAACAGCTCGAATACCTCGCCGATGCCGTCCTTGCCGGTGTCGTGCTGGGCGCGCGCGTGCCCATCGTACTGACCAGCCGTGCGGATACGTCCGAAACGCGCGCCGCCTCGTGCGCGATTGCCCAGCTCATGGCCCACCAACGCCGCAAGCAGATTCGCCTATGA
- the glmU gene encoding bifunctional UDP-N-acetylglucosamine diphosphorylase/glucosamine-1-phosphate N-acetyltransferase GlmU, with protein MQVVVLAAGQGKRMRSVLPKVLQPLAGKPMLAHVLDTARALGSEKICVVYGHGGETVREALDAPDLAWALQSPQLGTGHAVQQAVPHLDDGHLALVLYGDVPLIGEATLRRLVSAAREDAMALLTVELDDPTGYGRIVRDGAGKVQRIVEHKDASDAERAITEVNTGILVAPVLRLREWLGRLKNDNAQEEYYLTDIIGMAVADGVSVVAEQPDHVAETLGVNNKAQLAELERMHQRMLADQLLEAGVTLIDPARIDIRGTLECGRDVQIDVNCVFEGQVALGDGVQIGANCVIRNANIASGTRIAPFSHVEDTVMGEGCVIGPYARTRPGTRLGNEVHLGNFVEVKNSTIANGSKANHLAYVGDADIGERVNVGAGTITCNYDGANKFRTIIEDDVFIGSDTQLVAPVRVGKGATLGAGTTLTKDAPAGELTVSRAKQLTITGWKRPVKQPK; from the coding sequence ATGCAAGTCGTCGTTCTCGCTGCCGGACAGGGAAAGCGCATGCGCTCGGTCCTGCCCAAGGTACTGCAGCCCCTCGCTGGCAAACCCATGCTGGCCCATGTGCTCGACACGGCACGCGCCCTTGGCAGCGAAAAGATCTGCGTCGTGTATGGGCATGGCGGTGAAACGGTGCGCGAGGCCCTGGATGCGCCCGATCTGGCCTGGGCATTGCAATCGCCTCAGCTGGGCACCGGGCATGCGGTGCAACAGGCCGTGCCGCATCTGGACGACGGTCATCTCGCGCTCGTGCTGTACGGCGACGTCCCGCTCATCGGCGAAGCCACGCTGCGGCGCCTGGTGTCAGCCGCCCGTGAAGACGCCATGGCCTTGCTGACCGTTGAACTCGACGACCCGACCGGATACGGTCGCATCGTGCGCGATGGCGCCGGCAAGGTGCAGCGCATTGTCGAGCACAAGGACGCCTCCGACGCCGAACGCGCCATCACCGAGGTCAATACGGGCATTCTGGTCGCGCCGGTGCTTCGCCTGCGCGAATGGCTGGGGCGCCTCAAGAACGACAACGCGCAGGAGGAGTACTACCTCACCGACATCATCGGCATGGCGGTGGCGGATGGCGTCTCTGTGGTCGCGGAGCAGCCCGATCACGTCGCCGAAACCCTGGGCGTGAACAACAAGGCGCAACTGGCCGAGCTCGAACGCATGCATCAGCGCATGCTGGCCGATCAACTGCTCGAGGCCGGCGTCACTCTGATCGACCCCGCACGTATCGACATTCGCGGCACGCTCGAATGCGGGCGTGACGTCCAGATCGACGTCAACTGTGTCTTCGAAGGGCAGGTGGCCCTGGGCGATGGTGTCCAGATCGGCGCCAACTGCGTCATTCGCAACGCGAACATCGCCAGCGGCACCCGAATTGCACCTTTCTCTCATGTGGAAGATACCGTCATGGGCGAGGGCTGCGTGATCGGCCCCTATGCGCGCACCCGGCCGGGCACGCGTCTGGGCAACGAAGTGCATTTGGGCAACTTTGTCGAGGTCAAGAACAGCACCATCGCCAACGGTTCGAAAGCCAATCACCTGGCCTACGTGGGCGACGCCGACATCGGCGAGCGCGTCAATGTCGGGGCAGGCACCATCACCTGCAACTACGACGGCGCCAACAAATTCCGTACGATCATCGAAGACGACGTCTTCATCGGCTCCGACACCCAGCTGGTGGCCCCGGTGCGTGTCGGCAAAGGCGCCACGCTCGGTGCCGGCACCACGCTGACCAAGGACGCCCCGGCGGGCGAACTGACCGTGTCGCGGGCCAAGCAATTGACGATTACCGGCTGGAAGCGCCCGGTCAAGCAACCCAAGTAA
- the glmS gene encoding glutamine--fructose-6-phosphate transaminase (isomerizing) — translation MCGIVTAISTQNVVPVLLEGLRKLEYRGYDSAGLAVLYNNDLVRLRAAGRVADLAAMADERSLAANIGIAHTRWATHGEPSERNAHPHISDGLAVVHNGIIENYEEIRERLTAKGFKFTSETDTETIAHLVKDKLNEGLDLFEAVRLAANELEGAYAIGVVCENDSTRAIVARKGSPLLLGVGEEGMYAASDTSALLQVTRKVIYLEDGDVAELKLDGYRICLSDGTPVERGITVSSLSADAIELGQYRHYMQKEIFEQPQALANTLEMIAGGNVVSPQVFGAQAGEVLGATRRVLIIACGTSFHAGLVARYWLESIAGIPCSVEIASEYRYRTSVPDPDTLVVVISQSGETADTLAALKHAKSLGMKKTLAICNVPESAIVRETALRFITRAGPEIGVASTKAFTTQLAALALLTLSMAKVNGRLTEEDESRYLTAMRHLPVAVAKVLELESEIEQWAQRFASKQHALFLGRGRHWPIAMEGALKLKEISYIHAESYAAGELKHGPLALVDRDMPVIAVAPADELIEKLKSNLQEVRARGGELYVFADAGSEIPESDGVHILHMPEHYGMLSPVLHVIPLQLLSYHAALVKGTDVDKPRNLAKSVTVE, via the coding sequence ATGTGTGGCATCGTAACCGCCATTTCCACTCAAAACGTGGTCCCCGTCCTGCTTGAAGGGCTGCGCAAGCTCGAATATCGGGGCTACGATTCGGCCGGCCTGGCCGTGCTGTACAACAACGATCTGGTGCGCCTGCGTGCCGCCGGACGTGTGGCTGACCTGGCCGCCATGGCCGACGAGCGCAGCCTCGCCGCCAACATCGGTATCGCCCACACGCGCTGGGCCACCCACGGTGAGCCCTCCGAACGCAACGCCCACCCGCACATCTCCGATGGTCTTGCCGTGGTGCATAACGGCATCATCGAAAACTACGAAGAGATTCGCGAGCGCCTCACCGCCAAGGGCTTCAAGTTCACCTCCGAGACCGACACCGAGACCATCGCCCATCTGGTCAAGGACAAGCTCAACGAAGGCCTCGATCTGTTCGAGGCCGTCCGGCTGGCCGCCAACGAACTCGAAGGCGCCTACGCCATCGGTGTCGTCTGCGAAAACGACTCCACCCGTGCCATCGTGGCCCGCAAGGGCTCGCCGCTGCTGCTCGGCGTGGGCGAAGAGGGTATGTATGCTGCCTCTGATACCTCGGCACTGCTCCAGGTGACCCGCAAGGTCATCTATCTGGAAGATGGCGACGTGGCCGAACTCAAGCTGGACGGCTACCGGATCTGCCTCTCCGACGGCACGCCCGTCGAGCGTGGCATCACGGTCTCCTCGCTGTCGGCCGACGCCATCGAACTGGGCCAGTACCGCCACTACATGCAGAAAGAGATCTTCGAGCAGCCCCAGGCGCTGGCCAACACGCTCGAAATGATCGCCGGCGGCAACGTCGTGTCGCCGCAAGTGTTCGGCGCACAGGCAGGCGAGGTGCTCGGCGCCACACGGCGGGTCCTCATCATTGCCTGTGGCACCAGCTTCCACGCGGGGCTGGTGGCTCGCTACTGGCTCGAATCCATCGCCGGCATTCCCTGCTCGGTCGAGATTGCCAGCGAGTATCGCTATCGCACCTCGGTGCCCGACCCCGACACCCTGGTGGTGGTCATCTCCCAGTCAGGCGAAACCGCCGACACCCTGGCCGCCCTCAAGCACGCCAAGTCGCTCGGCATGAAAAAAACGCTGGCGATCTGCAATGTGCCCGAGTCGGCCATCGTGCGCGAAACCGCGTTGCGCTTCATCACCCGCGCAGGCCCCGAGATCGGTGTGGCCTCCACCAAAGCCTTCACCACGCAGCTCGCCGCGCTGGCGCTGCTGACGCTGTCCATGGCCAAGGTCAATGGGCGACTGACCGAAGAAGACGAATCCAGATACCTCACCGCCATGCGCCACCTGCCCGTGGCCGTGGCCAAGGTGCTGGAACTCGAATCCGAAATCGAACAGTGGGCACAGCGCTTCGCCAGCAAGCAGCACGCACTCTTCCTCGGCCGTGGCCGCCACTGGCCGATTGCCATGGAAGGCGCGCTCAAGCTCAAGGAAATTTCGTACATTCACGCAGAGTCCTACGCCGCAGGCGAACTCAAGCACGGCCCGCTCGCCCTGGTCGACCGCGACATGCCGGTCATTGCCGTCGCCCCGGCAGATGAGCTCATCGAGAAGCTCAAGAGCAACCTGCAAGAAGTGCGCGCGCGTGGCGGTGAGTTGTATGTCTTCGCCGACGCAGGCAGCGAAATCCCCGAGTCCGACGGTGTCCATATTCTTCACATGCCGGAGCACTACGGCATGCTGTCGCCCGTGCTGCACGTGATTCCGCTGCAACTGCTGTCGTATCACGCTGCACTGGTGAAGGGCACGGACGTTGATAAGCCCAGGAACCTCGCCAAATCGGTGACGGTGGAATGA
- a CDS encoding cupin domain-containing protein, whose protein sequence is MMDFRFDDSAVNWVRFGDTSPAFFYSILNIDKENRIADVLFKLPAKEQIVLHRHHALNHTFVVQGEHRIYEPDGTLRERRQTGSYTCSPASEVPHREGGGDIDTIVHFSIRPGSGELLYELFDENSEVLGLITFNTLIELEAA, encoded by the coding sequence ATGATGGACTTCAGGTTCGACGATTCCGCTGTTAATTGGGTTCGGTTTGGCGATACAAGCCCGGCGTTCTTTTATTCGATTCTGAATATCGACAAGGAGAACCGGATTGCCGACGTACTGTTCAAGCTGCCAGCAAAGGAGCAGATCGTTCTTCACCGCCATCACGCCTTGAACCATACCTTCGTGGTTCAAGGCGAACACCGCATATATGAGCCTGACGGCACACTGCGGGAAAGGCGCCAAACGGGCAGCTACACATGTTCGCCTGCGAGCGAAGTCCCGCATCGTGAAGGCGGGGGCGATATCGACACGATCGTGCATTTCAGCATTCGCCCCGGAAGTGGCGAACTGCTTTACGAGCTGTTCGATGAGAATTCGGAGGTGCTCGGGTTGATCACGTTCAATACGCTGATCGAACTCGAAGCGGCGTGA
- a CDS encoding response regulator, with amino-acid sequence MNERLRLLLVDDHAVVRNGYRRLLESQDDLIVVGEAACAREALDRQRECLPDVIVLDIGLPDIGGVELIGRFVQRDPSCRILIFSMHRDPIFVTQSLRAGAIGYVTKSSQPEVMIDAIYRVAARQQVISPDISSDLALSLVNGSHGPVETLSPREFEILQMLLDGCDSNEIASRLSISNKTVQNYHYQIKLKLGVRNDIEMMKAAITHGLFKP; translated from the coding sequence ATGAATGAGCGGCTTAGACTCTTGCTGGTCGATGACCACGCAGTGGTGCGCAACGGTTATCGGCGCCTGCTGGAGTCCCAGGATGATCTGATCGTGGTCGGCGAGGCGGCCTGCGCGCGTGAGGCCCTGGATCGGCAACGCGAATGCTTGCCTGACGTGATTGTGCTTGACATCGGTTTGCCCGACATCGGCGGAGTCGAACTCATCGGTCGGTTTGTTCAAAGGGATCCGAGCTGCCGGATACTCATTTTCAGCATGCATCGTGACCCCATCTTCGTCACCCAGTCCCTGCGCGCCGGTGCCATCGGATACGTGACGAAAAGCAGCCAGCCAGAAGTGATGATCGACGCCATTTACCGGGTCGCTGCCAGGCAACAGGTCATCAGCCCGGACATTTCCTCCGACCTGGCGCTGTCACTCGTGAACGGGTCGCACGGCCCGGTGGAAACCTTGTCCCCCCGTGAGTTCGAGATTCTGCAAATGCTGCTGGACGGATGCGACTCAAACGAAATCGCCAGCCGACTCTCGATCTCCAACAAAACGGTTCAGAACTATCACTACCAGATCAAATTGAAACTGGGCGTCAGGAACGACATCGAAATGATGAAGGCAGCGATCACCCACGGGCTCTTCAAGCCTTGA
- a CDS encoding histidine kinase — MSPAIDHSDASRPPSDTRAVDLKALLLLRVTLFALVVSAVSAIAVFHVAKTRISEHIVEAGGALVDLVSKEATRPQGSFQFSLDRIDGLDLSSIASIASILGACVEVKDIYNHPVVKRCFGDPGGAPGFVEWMLSRFVGDGSRYTDVIEGGPGVVIGELVVTPDFEHEAMAVWDQLKIVGGATMSILVLNFIIYRPVRRALRPTDHIIDTMRQLESGDLRARMPRPRLRELRDIAIGFDHLADRLQQTLDERQGIAQRLITVREEERRHLSRELHDEFGQLLTSVTADAAFLSGKLKGSRDDLLPALASIRAVATQMMESLQGILAQLRPQGLDEFGLEAGVVHLIDGWRGRTTGCEIELMIEGEFDDLPDDLTVSLYRIVQEALTNAIRHGSPEHIEVQLVRNETNISVAVNDDGSGVGAASRRGGFGLLGMEERVAALGGTLRMQARTPQGVGVKAIFETDVSGGMTHE, encoded by the coding sequence GTGAGTCCGGCCATCGACCATTCCGACGCCTCGCGGCCACCCAGTGACACTCGCGCAGTCGACCTCAAAGCGCTTCTTCTTTTGCGTGTCACCCTGTTCGCCCTCGTGGTGTCCGCGGTGTCGGCAATCGCCGTCTTCCATGTGGCGAAGACACGGATCAGCGAACACATCGTCGAGGCGGGTGGCGCACTGGTGGATCTGGTGAGCAAGGAAGCGACCCGTCCTCAGGGCTCCTTCCAGTTCAGCCTGGACAGGATCGACGGTCTGGACCTGAGCTCCATCGCCAGTATTGCCTCCATCCTCGGCGCCTGTGTCGAGGTCAAGGACATCTACAATCATCCGGTCGTGAAACGATGTTTTGGTGACCCGGGCGGAGCCCCCGGATTTGTCGAATGGATGCTCTCGCGTTTCGTTGGCGACGGGTCTCGATACACGGACGTGATCGAAGGCGGGCCTGGCGTGGTCATTGGAGAACTCGTGGTGACACCCGACTTCGAGCATGAAGCGATGGCCGTGTGGGACCAGCTGAAGATCGTGGGTGGCGCCACAATGAGCATCCTGGTGCTCAATTTCATCATCTACCGTCCGGTGCGTCGGGCCCTTCGGCCGACCGATCACATCATCGATACCATGCGCCAGCTTGAGTCCGGCGACCTTCGGGCAAGAATGCCGCGGCCGCGCTTGCGGGAACTGCGCGATATCGCGATCGGTTTCGATCACCTGGCGGATCGCCTCCAGCAGACCCTCGACGAGCGACAAGGAATTGCTCAACGTCTCATCACGGTGCGTGAGGAAGAGCGCCGCCATCTTTCTCGAGAACTGCACGATGAATTCGGTCAATTGCTCACGTCGGTCACCGCGGACGCCGCGTTTCTCTCGGGAAAACTCAAGGGCAGTCGGGACGACTTGCTGCCGGCCCTTGCGTCCATCCGGGCGGTGGCCACCCAGATGATGGAGAGCCTTCAGGGCATCCTGGCGCAACTGAGACCCCAGGGGCTGGACGAGTTCGGACTGGAGGCAGGCGTAGTCCACTTGATTGACGGCTGGCGGGGCAGAACAACCGGCTGCGAAATCGAGCTGATGATCGAGGGCGAATTCGATGACCTGCCCGACGATCTGACCGTCAGCCTGTATCGCATTGTTCAGGAAGCCTTGACCAACGCGATTCGCCACGGCTCACCAGAGCACATCGAGGTGCAACTGGTTCGAAACGAGACGAACATCTCGGTGGCCGTGAACGACGATGGTTCAGGGGTGGGCGCCGCGTCCCGGCGAGGCGGCTTCGGTTTGCTGGGCATGGAGGAACGCGTCGCCGCGCTGGGCGGAACGCTGCGGATGCAGGCGCGAACGCCACAAGGCGTCGGCGTCAAAGCCATCTTCGAGACTGACGTTTCAGGCGGGATGACACATGAATGA
- a CDS encoding 4Fe-4S binding protein: MRLLFTRSMPAALAMFAGLMLVLVSGWPGGAIAGVLSKEDIQRRFGAPYEVQEMLSDVPAWPVTSSLEKEVGPVAYVFESADIAPLPGFEGSPMNFLIAIDRNGVFMDVEVLQQREPVFTFRDLGGLGDTPLREFIGQYAGKSLNQPFVIALDAARNKTGSISSASVGHATLDGIAKATTSVRIVNQTVLTSALAVARARLGFSAQAESRPPAQPIQEVLHSLDFDELVAQGMVKHFRVLNREVEALFEGTDGSDQDPEALTAPDAAYVDLYVAYLNAPTIGVALLGKDQYERVMSRNFDDQQLWWVGASGRFRLIDADFTPGTQSPFLSLSQFGGFADFRDQVYESIPVDAAISLDESRIFGVREDSGIDPASPVSFVLTITRSKGSVLPEFFHQQLSLEYQPPEDLFIRPEAPMSELALAWFDRKIDLIIVGVSLLVLVIFLSRPRWISVRPARLAWFRMGFLAYTLCFIGWYAQGQLSVVHVTAAIKSLLSGNSLYNYLYDPVCLVLLVFTLVTFFIWGRGTFCGWLCPFGALQEFVGKIAQRLRLPQLKLSGVTTRRMERLRYGVLAMLIGAALFFPSLGEKLNEVEPFKTSITVAFDRGWPYVAYAVGLLVAGAIYYKFFCRFICPLGAAMSIGGRLRRLDWLARRKECGKPCQRCTSACHYGAIEETGLIRYDNCFQCLDCVGIYHDEGRCVPLILFKKKGVVLSER; this comes from the coding sequence ATGCGCTTGCTATTCACGCGCTCGATGCCTGCTGCGTTGGCGATGTTTGCTGGACTCATGCTGGTGCTTGTCTCGGGGTGGCCTGGGGGCGCAATCGCAGGGGTGTTGAGCAAGGAAGACATTCAGCGTCGGTTCGGTGCGCCGTACGAGGTTCAGGAGATGCTGTCGGACGTGCCGGCATGGCCGGTGACCAGCTCTCTGGAAAAGGAGGTGGGCCCGGTCGCGTATGTTTTTGAATCGGCCGACATCGCACCGCTGCCCGGGTTCGAGGGCTCCCCCATGAACTTTCTGATCGCGATTGATCGAAACGGCGTGTTCATGGACGTCGAGGTGCTCCAGCAGCGGGAGCCGGTCTTCACGTTTCGTGACCTCGGGGGCCTGGGCGATACGCCACTGCGTGAGTTCATTGGCCAGTACGCTGGCAAGAGCCTGAATCAACCCTTCGTGATTGCCCTGGATGCGGCGCGAAACAAGACGGGTAGCATCAGCTCGGCAAGCGTTGGGCACGCCACGCTCGACGGCATCGCCAAGGCGACCACATCCGTGCGGATCGTGAATCAGACGGTGCTGACTTCAGCGCTTGCCGTGGCGAGGGCCCGGTTGGGCTTCTCGGCTCAAGCTGAATCCAGGCCACCTGCGCAACCGATTCAGGAAGTCCTGCATTCACTCGATTTCGACGAATTGGTCGCGCAGGGGATGGTGAAACACTTTCGTGTTCTCAACCGGGAGGTCGAGGCGCTATTCGAGGGCACAGACGGTTCCGATCAAGACCCGGAGGCACTGACAGCGCCCGATGCGGCCTATGTCGATCTGTACGTGGCCTATCTGAACGCGCCGACCATTGGCGTGGCACTCCTCGGGAAAGATCAGTACGAGCGGGTGATGTCGCGCAACTTCGACGATCAGCAGCTGTGGTGGGTCGGTGCTTCGGGCCGGTTTCGCCTGATCGACGCGGACTTTACGCCCGGCACACAGTCTCCGTTCCTGTCCCTGTCGCAGTTCGGTGGCTTCGCAGACTTTCGAGATCAAGTCTATGAATCGATACCGGTCGATGCAGCGATTTCGCTGGACGAATCACGCATCTTCGGCGTTCGGGAGGATTCAGGGATCGATCCTGCCAGCCCGGTCAGCTTTGTCCTGACGATCACGCGTTCAAAAGGCTCCGTGCTGCCGGAATTCTTCCATCAGCAACTGAGCCTGGAATACCAACCGCCAGAAGATCTGTTCATCCGACCCGAAGCGCCCATGTCGGAACTGGCGCTTGCATGGTTCGACCGTAAGATCGATTTGATCATCGTCGGTGTTTCGCTGCTAGTGCTGGTCATCTTCCTGTCCAGGCCCCGATGGATTTCGGTCAGACCTGCACGCCTTGCCTGGTTTCGCATGGGCTTTCTCGCGTACACATTGTGCTTTATCGGCTGGTACGCCCAGGGGCAACTGTCCGTCGTGCACGTCACGGCTGCCATCAAGAGTCTTCTGAGCGGGAACAGTCTCTACAACTATCTGTATGACCCGGTGTGCCTGGTGCTTCTGGTGTTCACGCTGGTGACCTTCTTCATCTGGGGCCGAGGGACATTCTGTGGCTGGCTGTGTCCGTTCGGTGCGCTGCAGGAGTTTGTCGGCAAGATCGCTCAGCGCCTGCGTCTGCCGCAGCTCAAGCTCTCTGGCGTGACGACGCGCCGGATGGAAAGACTCCGATACGGCGTCCTCGCAATGCTGATCGGAGCCGCGCTATTCTTTCCGTCGCTTGGGGAGAAGCTCAATGAGGTCGAGCCGTTCAAGACCTCGATCACGGTCGCGTTCGATCGTGGCTGGCCGTACGTTGCATACGCCGTTGGCTTGCTTGTGGCCGGGGCGATCTACTACAAGTTCTTCTGCCGATTCATTTGCCCGCTTGGCGCAGCCATGTCGATCGGTGGGCGCCTCAGGCGTCTGGACTGGCTCGCCCGACGGAAGGAATGTGGAAAACCTTGCCAGCGTTGCACATCAGCCTGTCATTACGGCGCGATTGAAGAGACCGGGCTGATCCGGTACGACAACTGTTTCCAGTGTCTGGACTGCGTCGGGATCTATCACGATGAAGGCCGTTGCGTGCCCTTGATCCTGTTTAAGAAGAAGGGGGTCGTTCTCAGTGAACGTTAA
- a CDS encoding SOS response-associated peptidase family protein, which translates to MRGKRCIIPAWSFDEPCWESGRNVWWTFRRADGNPWGLAGLWNTWTDKETGEVVESYTMLTINADRHPLMSRMHKPDPKFPPDQQDKRSVVAIEFADVDTWLLGSVEAAANLVCAPSLEVIDAVAAK; encoded by the coding sequence TTGCGGGGCAAGCGTTGCATCATCCCCGCGTGGTCCTTCGATGAACCGTGCTGGGAGAGCGGGCGCAATGTGTGGTGGACATTCCGGCGCGCGGATGGAAATCCCTGGGGACTGGCTGGGCTATGGAATACATGGACCGACAAAGAGACCGGGGAGGTCGTCGAGAGCTACACGATGCTGACGATCAACGCTGACAGACATCCGCTAATGTCTCGCATGCACAAGCCCGACCCGAAGTTTCCACCCGATCAACAGGACAAGCGCAGCGTGGTGGCCATCGAGTTCGCTGATGTTGATACCTGGCTACTCGGTTCGGTTGAGGCGGCTGCAAACTTAGTATGCGCCCCATCGCTTGAAGTCATTGACGCTGTTGCAGCAAAGTAG
- a CDS encoding IS110 family RNA-guided transposase, translating to MTIIVLGIDLAKSVFAVHGIGQSGKPELVRPRVAREQLLELVASLPPCLIGMEACSGAHHWARQFQALGHTVRLMAPKFVAPYRLSGRRGKNDAADAAAICEAVQRPNMRFVPIKSEQQQSVLCLHRTRQGFVTERTATYNRIRGLISEFGIVLPLKVERLRVQIRAHLDQLPPWALRCVTDLLEHATELERRIEEYDHILKQMAREDGQARALMRLPGIGPATASALVASVGNGHDFSNGRQVAAWLGLVPGQYSSGGKTRLGRITKAGDAYLRSLLLMGARAILSGLGEKQDRFSRWARSLVERRGYWKAAVAIAAKNARLAWAVLHYGDQFRLKADPVE from the coding sequence ATGACCATTATTGTCCTTGGGATCGATCTGGCCAAGAGCGTATTCGCTGTGCATGGGATCGGTCAATCCGGCAAGCCCGAACTGGTGCGCCCTCGGGTAGCGCGTGAGCAACTGCTTGAGCTGGTTGCTTCGCTGCCGCCGTGCCTGATCGGCATGGAAGCGTGCTCGGGTGCGCATCACTGGGCCCGGCAGTTCCAGGCCCTGGGTCATACCGTGCGGCTCATGGCGCCCAAGTTCGTCGCCCCTTACCGGCTCAGCGGCCGACGCGGCAAGAACGATGCGGCCGACGCGGCGGCCATCTGCGAAGCGGTGCAACGGCCCAACATGCGCTTCGTGCCCATCAAGAGCGAACAGCAGCAAAGCGTGCTTTGCCTGCATCGCACCCGCCAGGGTTTTGTGACCGAGCGCACCGCCACCTACAACCGTATCCGCGGCCTGATCAGCGAATTCGGGATCGTGCTGCCACTGAAGGTCGAACGGCTCCGAGTGCAGATCCGGGCTCATCTGGATCAACTCCCCCCGTGGGCGCTTCGCTGTGTCACCGATCTGCTCGAACACGCCACCGAGCTGGAGCGACGCATCGAGGAATACGACCACATCCTCAAGCAGATGGCTCGGGAGGATGGACAAGCCCGTGCCCTGATGCGTCTGCCCGGCATCGGCCCGGCCACCGCCAGCGCGCTGGTGGCCAGCGTCGGCAACGGACACGACTTCAGCAACGGCCGCCAGGTGGCCGCGTGGCTCGGGCTGGTGCCCGGCCAATACAGCAGCGGTGGAAAGACACGACTGGGGCGCATCACCAAGGCGGGAGACGCCTATCTCAGATCGCTGCTGCTGATGGGCGCCCGGGCGATCTTGTCCGGGCTGGGCGAGAAGCAGGATCGGTTCAGTCGCTGGGCTCGATCGCTGGTCGAAAGACGCGGCTACTGGAAAGCGGCCGTGGCAATCGCAGCGAAGAACGCGCGTCTGGCCTGGGCGGTATTGCACTACGGTGATCAGTTCCGGCTTAAGGCCGATCCGGTCGAATGA